One stretch of Cohnella algarum DNA includes these proteins:
- a CDS encoding cation:proton antiporter, whose translation MTGYFSLREAVFDFTYMFIAGAVLGLVLSLIMTWLRFTLRKQGINDVTLHSLLQLLTPFLIFIITEEMLHASGVIAVVVGGIVHSLLRERTETVLAEEQVLTENVWSTVLFVLNGIVFLLLGLIIPPSIRATVENPFIDNGLAVGYAVAIGFAILAIRFVWSCLFSYYEYRFKKSADTSKPALANTLLVSLTGVRGAVTMAGVLSMPLATASGEAFPQRSLIVFLAAGVILLTLIAATVFLPLLSKGEAAAEGENADFLDMREAKSRLLLASLKKLKAEMNEENEEAAYQLIDEYKRTFRRLHSERDSLEQANERRQKATEIRLMALRAERKYIHEAMNGEGMNKEVFEAFEKSLDIREEALSTDVRSGIVYLIGKAVRDWKRSTGRYRKRAGRDAANVVKLRLGRDVQLKALEAALGQLETYAEEHGKSGIAYSVILDYKRMIDRLKRPTASFDEIAEAQKEELRLKVIDVERAEIRRMFGNGEISRDQAKELRRMINYIESVTLHEHAE comes from the coding sequence GTGACGGGCTATTTTTCGCTGCGGGAAGCCGTCTTCGATTTTACCTATATGTTCATTGCGGGGGCGGTCCTGGGCCTCGTTCTCAGTTTGATCATGACCTGGCTCCGGTTCACGCTGCGCAAACAGGGAATCAACGACGTCACGCTGCATTCGCTTCTCCAACTTCTGACGCCGTTCCTGATTTTCATCATCACGGAAGAGATGCTGCACGCCTCCGGGGTGATCGCGGTCGTCGTCGGCGGCATCGTGCATTCCCTGCTCCGGGAACGGACGGAAACCGTGCTGGCCGAGGAACAGGTGCTCACGGAAAACGTCTGGTCGACGGTGCTGTTCGTCCTGAACGGCATCGTGTTCCTGCTGTTGGGATTGATCATCCCCCCTTCCATCCGCGCGACGGTCGAAAATCCCTTCATCGACAACGGGCTCGCGGTCGGCTATGCGGTCGCGATCGGCTTCGCCATCCTGGCCATTCGTTTCGTCTGGTCCTGCCTCTTTTCATATTACGAATACCGTTTCAAAAAATCGGCGGACACCTCCAAACCCGCTCTGGCCAATACGCTGCTCGTCAGCCTGACCGGCGTGCGCGGCGCCGTCACGATGGCCGGGGTGCTGTCCATGCCGCTCGCGACCGCAAGCGGGGAGGCTTTTCCCCAGCGTTCGCTCATCGTCTTTCTGGCGGCGGGCGTCATCTTGCTGACGCTCATCGCGGCCACCGTGTTTTTGCCTCTGTTAAGCAAAGGGGAGGCGGCCGCGGAAGGGGAGAACGCGGACTTTCTGGATATGCGCGAGGCCAAGAGCAGACTGCTGCTGGCTTCGCTGAAGAAGCTGAAGGCGGAAATGAACGAGGAGAACGAAGAGGCCGCCTATCAGTTGATCGACGAATACAAACGGACGTTCCGGCGCCTGCACTCCGAGCGGGATTCGCTGGAGCAGGCGAACGAACGCCGGCAAAAGGCGACGGAAATCCGGCTCATGGCGCTGAGGGCGGAGCGGAAATATATCCACGAGGCGATGAACGGCGAAGGAATGAACAAAGAGGTGTTCGAAGCTTTCGAAAAGTCGCTGGACATCCGGGAAGAAGCCCTGTCCACCGACGTTCGTTCCGGCATCGTCTATCTCATCGGAAAAGCGGTCAGGGACTGGAAGCGGTCGACCGGCCGCTACCGCAAGCGGGCCGGACGCGATGCGGCGAACGTGGTCAAGCTGCGGTTGGGGCGGGACGTGCAGCTGAAGGCGTTGGAGGCGGCTCTCGGCCAACTGGAGACTTACGCCGAGGAGCACGGAAAATCGGGCATCGCGTATTCCGTCATCCTGGATTACAAAAGGATGATCGACCGCTTGAAGCGGCCGACGGCATCGTTCGACGAAATCGCGGAGGCGCAAAAGGAGGAGCTTCGGCTTAAGGTCATCGACGTCGAACGGGCGGAAATCCGCCGGATGTTCGGAAACGGGGAAATCAGCAGAGATCAGGCAAAGGAACTAAGAAGAATGATCAACTATATCGAAAGCGTCACGTTGCATGAGCATGCGGAATGA
- a CDS encoding cation:proton antiporter has product MGLLMSVILLLVCLVISNIISHYIPFIPTALTQIAFGFALALAFPNIRLEIETEWFLLLFVAPLLYNDGRHFPREQLWQMKAPIFGNAIILVLLTTIGGGYFIHWLIPEIPLAAAFALAAILSPTDPVAVNGIAKRIHLPEKVLNLVRGNPSSTTRPAWSPSTMRSRRS; this is encoded by the coding sequence ATGGGTCTCTTGATGAGCGTCATTCTGCTGCTCGTTTGTCTCGTCATCTCGAACATCATCAGCCACTACATCCCCTTTATTCCGACGGCCTTGACGCAAATCGCTTTCGGCTTCGCGCTCGCGCTCGCGTTTCCGAATATCCGGCTGGAAATCGAAACGGAGTGGTTTTTGCTGCTGTTCGTCGCTCCGCTCCTGTACAACGACGGGCGGCATTTTCCCCGCGAGCAATTGTGGCAGATGAAAGCCCCGATTTTCGGCAACGCGATCATTCTCGTTCTCCTGACGACAATCGGCGGGGGCTATTTTATTCACTGGCTCATTCCCGAAATCCCGCTTGCCGCCGCGTTTGCGCTTGCCGCGATTTTGTCGCCCACCGACCCTGTCGCGGTGAACGGGATCGCCAAACGGATCCATCTGCCGGAGAAGGTGCTGAATCTCGTCCGGGGGAATCCCTCATCAACGACGCGTCCGGCCTGGTCGCCTTCAACTATGCGGTCGCGGCGGTCGTGA
- a CDS encoding alpha/beta fold hydrolase, giving the protein MRIFKNGSAKQKVIRSYDELLGTWATDYEETDVDTAYGITHCIVCGNPANPPLMLFHGVGDNSAVMWALNMKELSERFYCIAIDTIGGPGKSVPGDRYDKSSFRQTDWIDQVIGYFGFESVNMAGVSNGGYMAYNYAAENPGKVARAVCMEGGIVTAPLKSMIRTLLLMFPEIVVPTDRNLLKVLRKMSAPDSDLFERHPLIAEHLILLMKSHNRQAMFAHKLEKYDPIKGAAVKDKLFFMLGEHRLKLNKEMLEILNEGAFSYKIVSRAGHGINQEQPGVVNREIIRFLTAGMV; this is encoded by the coding sequence ATGCGCATTTTTAAAAACGGGAGCGCCAAACAGAAGGTCATACGGTCTTACGACGAGCTGCTCGGGACCTGGGCAACCGACTACGAAGAAACGGATGTCGATACGGCGTACGGAATCACCCATTGCATCGTTTGCGGAAATCCGGCGAATCCGCCGTTGATGCTGTTTCACGGAGTGGGGGACAACTCCGCGGTCATGTGGGCGCTGAACATGAAGGAGTTGTCCGAGCGCTTTTATTGCATCGCGATCGATACGATCGGCGGACCGGGCAAGAGCGTGCCGGGCGACCGCTACGACAAAAGCTCGTTTCGCCAAACGGATTGGATCGATCAAGTCATCGGCTATTTCGGGTTCGAATCGGTGAATATGGCAGGGGTTTCGAACGGCGGCTATATGGCCTACAACTATGCCGCGGAAAATCCGGGGAAAGTAGCGCGGGCCGTCTGCATGGAGGGCGGGATCGTGACCGCCCCGCTGAAATCGATGATCCGGACGCTTCTGCTGATGTTTCCGGAAATCGTCGTCCCGACGGACCGGAACCTGCTCAAAGTCCTCCGAAAAATGAGCGCTCCCGACTCGGATTTGTTCGAGCGGCATCCGCTCATCGCGGAGCATCTGATTCTGTTGATGAAAAGCCACAACCGCCAGGCGATGTTCGCGCACAAGCTGGAAAAATACGACCCGATCAAAGGCGCGGCCGTCAAGGACAAGCTCTTTTTCATGCTGGGGGAGCACCGATTGAAGCTCAACAAGGAGATGCTGGAGATTTTGAACGAAGGGGCGTTTTCGTATAAAATCGTTTCCCGCGCCGGGCATGGCATCAACCAGGAGCAGCCCGGCGTCGTCAATCGGGAAATCATTCGTTTTTTGACGGCCGGAATGGTTTAA
- a CDS encoding TetR/AcrR family transcriptional regulator: MSRQSDWLKARFAENFANAMPNYAIRQILLHAIEVFSKKGFAAAKIKDIAASAGFSQGYVYTYFKSKEEIFTQIVELAADGAGRAVAFAAELPGSPLDKITWLTEAFLAPDSIAMQHWRLILLQSAGSEGAPESAKRVSAEKMKRPFEHLIPIIVEGQKAGEIIEEDPMMLAITYFSTIQGLGIARIQTVGDLPFPSAEVVLRFMKKSPKGDGERDAHF, from the coding sequence ATGTCCCGGCAAAGCGATTGGTTGAAAGCAAGGTTTGCCGAAAACTTCGCGAACGCGATGCCCAATTATGCGATTCGGCAAATTCTTTTGCACGCCATCGAGGTATTTTCGAAAAAGGGCTTCGCCGCGGCAAAAATTAAGGATATCGCCGCCAGCGCCGGTTTCAGCCAAGGTTATGTTTATACGTACTTCAAATCGAAGGAAGAGATTTTTACCCAAATCGTCGAGCTTGCGGCGGACGGGGCCGGGCGAGCCGTCGCTTTCGCGGCGGAGCTGCCGGGATCGCCGTTGGACAAAATCACCTGGCTGACCGAAGCCTTCCTGGCCCCGGACAGCATCGCCATGCAGCACTGGCGGCTCATCCTGCTGCAGAGCGCAGGATCGGAGGGAGCCCCGGAGAGCGCCAAACGGGTGTCGGCCGAGAAAATGAAGCGGCCCTTCGAGCATCTGATCCCGATCATCGTCGAGGGGCAGAAGGCCGGCGAAATCATAGAGGAAGATCCGATGATGCTGGCCATTACGTACTTTTCGACCATCCAGGGCTTGGGCATCGCGAGGATTCAGACGGTCGGCGACCTGCCATTTCCGTCGGCGGAGGTCGTTTTGCGATTTATGAAAAAATCGCCCAAGGGGGATGGAGAGCGCGATGCGCATTTTTAA
- a CDS encoding bifunctional transcriptional activator/DNA repair enzyme AdaA produces the protein MIATERKQEFYDTEYEGVFYVGVKTTGVFCRPTCPARKPKMENCEFFETAQQALLAPYRPCQRCRPLSHPNQVSDVVRVLVEAVENHPEKRWKGRDFRELSVDESTARRQFKKRFGMTFIEYARARRMGLALKNIRSGQSVIDSQLSAGYESSSGFRDAFSRIMGAAPTLLDDRKILKAAWIDTRLGPMMAIGDESALYLLEFIDRRGLEREVERLRKRTRSAVIPGMTEPIRSVERELGLYFEGKLTTFETPLFLLGSEFQKSVWAQLLKIPPGETRSYLDIARSLGRPTASRAVARANGSNQLAIVIPCHRVINSNGDLGGYAGGIARKNWLLEHERRGEG, from the coding sequence ATGATCGCAACCGAACGCAAGCAGGAATTTTACGATACCGAATACGAAGGGGTCTTTTATGTCGGCGTCAAAACGACGGGCGTGTTCTGTCGTCCGACCTGCCCGGCGCGAAAGCCCAAAATGGAAAACTGCGAATTTTTCGAGACGGCGCAGCAGGCGCTTTTGGCCCCGTACAGGCCCTGTCAGCGCTGCCGACCGCTGTCCCATCCGAACCAGGTGTCGGACGTTGTGCGCGTCCTGGTCGAAGCGGTCGAGAACCATCCCGAGAAACGCTGGAAGGGCCGGGATTTCCGGGAACTCTCGGTGGACGAGTCCACGGCGCGCCGCCAGTTCAAAAAGCGCTTCGGCATGACGTTCATCGAGTATGCGCGCGCGCGGCGCATGGGACTCGCCTTAAAAAACATCCGCTCCGGCCAATCGGTCATCGACAGCCAGCTGTCCGCCGGATATGAGTCGAGCAGCGGCTTTCGGGACGCCTTTTCCCGGATTATGGGGGCGGCGCCGACGCTGCTGGACGACCGCAAAATATTGAAGGCGGCCTGGATCGACACGCGGCTCGGCCCGATGATGGCGATCGGCGACGAGTCCGCCCTCTATTTGCTCGAATTCATCGACCGCCGCGGCCTGGAGCGCGAGGTGGAGCGCCTGCGGAAGCGGACCCGGTCGGCCGTTATCCCCGGCATGACCGAACCGATCCGCTCGGTCGAACGGGAGCTGGGCCTCTATTTCGAAGGGAAGCTGACCACGTTCGAAACCCCGCTCTTTTTGCTGGGGTCCGAGTTTCAAAAAAGCGTATGGGCGCAGCTGTTGAAAATCCCGCCGGGGGAAACCCGCTCCTACCTCGACATCGCCCGCTCCCTGGGCCGGCCGACCGCTTCCCGCGCCGTCGCCCGCGCCAACGGGTCCAACCAGCTGGCCATCGTCATTCCTTGCCACCGCGTGATCAATTCGAACGGCGACCTTGGCGGATACGCCGGGGGAATCGCGCGGAAAAACTGGCTGCTGGAGCACGAGCGGCGGGGAGAGGGATAG
- a CDS encoding TetR/AcrR family transcriptional regulator, with product MANESCDRRIRKSKAALKESLLALMEQKNFEDISITDIVRAAELNRGTFYKHYQVKEELLNELLDDVAAEFIEAYRAPYRNKQTFEVKHLTASAITLYDHVQRNARFYTLLVMRNAFGGFQNRICGILKNLYLEDVTDMSLSPKIDRELLAGFRAHAVFGLIAEWVKGGFKYSSTYMAEQTLEIIRKNQENDAYATNLSRTEITR from the coding sequence ATGGCGAACGAGTCCTGCGACCGGAGAATCAGGAAATCGAAGGCAGCGTTGAAAGAGTCCCTGCTGGCGCTGATGGAGCAGAAGAATTTCGAGGACATTTCGATTACGGATATCGTGCGGGCGGCCGAGCTCAATCGGGGCACCTTTTACAAGCACTATCAGGTGAAAGAGGAGCTGCTGAACGAACTGCTGGACGACGTCGCCGCCGAATTTATCGAGGCCTATCGGGCGCCCTATCGAAACAAGCAAACGTTCGAGGTCAAGCACTTGACGGCATCCGCCATTACGCTCTACGACCACGTTCAACGAAATGCTCGGTTCTACACTCTGTTGGTGATGAGAAACGCCTTCGGCGGCTTTCAAAACCGCATCTGCGGCATTCTGAAAAATCTGTATCTCGAGGACGTCACGGATATGTCCCTGAGCCCGAAGATCGACCGGGAGCTTCTGGCCGGCTTTCGCGCACACGCGGTGTTCGGCTTGATCGCGGAGTGGGTCAAAGGCGGTTTCAAGTACAGTTCGACGTATATGGCCGAGCAAACGCTGGAAATCATCCGCAAAAACCAGGAGAACGACGCGTACGCCACCAATCTATCCCGAACGGAAATCACGAGATAG
- a CDS encoding ABC transporter permease: MLVLLFVALALTSPVFLTEDNLITVLRQISINVFLALGMTLIIILAGIDLSVGAVVALTGTLTVGFIVNAGIPLVPAILLGLLIGTVVGFLNGCIVSWFKLPAFIVTLATMNVAQGIAYLYSGGQSVRITNDAYTTIGTGQLFGFLPLPVLYMFVLIFIFSVLLNKTKFGTYVYAIGGNREAARLSGVPIKKVEIAVYTITGFLAAFAGIVLSARMYSGQPSVGQGYEMDAIAACVLGGVSMAGGRGRISGTVLGAMVIGVISNGLNLLGVSSFWQLVVKGIIILIAILVDAQKGKRLNFSFKFAKN; the protein is encoded by the coding sequence GTGCTGGTGCTTTTGTTTGTCGCGCTGGCGCTCACGTCTCCGGTCTTCCTGACCGAAGACAACCTGATCACCGTGCTGAGGCAAATCTCGATCAACGTCTTTCTGGCGCTCGGGATGACGCTGATCATCATTCTGGCCGGCATCGACCTGTCCGTCGGGGCCGTCGTCGCCTTGACCGGCACGCTGACGGTCGGCTTCATCGTCAACGCCGGCATCCCGCTCGTTCCGGCCATTTTGCTCGGACTGCTGATCGGCACGGTCGTCGGCTTCCTGAACGGGTGCATCGTCAGCTGGTTCAAGCTGCCGGCCTTTATCGTGACGCTGGCGACGATGAACGTGGCGCAGGGGATCGCCTATCTGTACAGCGGCGGCCAATCCGTACGGATCACGAACGACGCGTACACGACGATCGGAACGGGCCAATTGTTCGGCTTTCTTCCGCTGCCGGTTTTGTACATGTTCGTCCTGATCTTTATCTTTTCGGTGCTGCTCAACAAAACGAAATTCGGCACGTACGTCTATGCGATCGGCGGCAACCGGGAGGCCGCGCGCCTGTCCGGCGTGCCGATCAAAAAAGTCGAAATCGCCGTCTATACGATCACCGGCTTTCTCGCCGCCTTTGCCGGAATCGTGCTGTCGGCCCGGATGTACTCCGGCCAGCCTTCGGTCGGCCAAGGGTACGAGATGGACGCCATCGCGGCGTGCGTCCTGGGCGGGGTGTCGATGGCCGGCGGCCGGGGCCGCATCAGCGGAACCGTGCTCGGCGCCATGGTCATCGGGGTCATCAGCAACGGGCTGAACCTGCTCGGCGTCAGCTCGTTCTGGCAGTTGGTCGTCAAAGGGATCATCATTCTCATCGCGATCCTCGTCGACGCCCAAAAGGGAAAACGCCTGAATTTTTCCTTCAAATTCGCGAAAAACTAA
- a CDS encoding transposase, which produces MKARKSSAIQPQMFQFVDMDELVPKKHILRQLNEALDFSIVHDWVAPLYTERTGRPAADPERMVRLMLLSYLFNHSERELYQLLPMHAGYLWFCGLDFESVVRPDSSRPSLPDRTTLVKTRKLWRTHGVFEKLMKHVVDQCIAAGLVQPDVHVGVDGTQVRANASIHSLKEITLAPVESIEDYLARMARQDEETGGVAHDSDDDRQPPAPPAQKERLLEDEATHEDFHGKTFSNKTHRSVTDPDARLYKKSNGQEAHLRYLVHDVTDIKSGVILSTQASIASGTAERETSLRQLFAIRFAHPQIRIRTLSADKAYGTTDYLQALFEQGIVPLVSLRNLTLEDVPAWKRQTNDPEKQRKRLAKIREIQIRNKAKRIQLMGSYRHLQKLRTRCEHVFAESKVAHGLGRARSRGLDCMQEQAVLTAIVQNLKRLCRFKKKRPQTGVLACPKPKSVMMEAVSDLLISALVGLFSSFFMPKRRLQLT; this is translated from the coding sequence ATGAAAGCCCGCAAGTCATCGGCTATCCAGCCTCAGATGTTCCAATTCGTGGATATGGATGAACTCGTGCCGAAAAAGCACATCCTGCGCCAACTGAACGAAGCGCTTGATTTTTCCATCGTTCATGATTGGGTGGCGCCTCTATATACGGAACGTACCGGCCGCCCGGCGGCTGACCCGGAGCGGATGGTTCGACTGATGCTGCTTTCGTATTTGTTCAACCATTCCGAACGGGAATTGTATCAACTGTTGCCCATGCATGCGGGCTATTTGTGGTTTTGCGGACTGGATTTCGAATCCGTCGTGCGCCCGGACTCATCGCGGCCGTCCCTGCCGGATCGGACGACCTTGGTGAAGACCCGGAAATTGTGGCGAACGCACGGTGTTTTTGAGAAGCTGATGAAACATGTCGTCGATCAGTGCATCGCCGCGGGACTGGTCCAACCCGATGTGCATGTCGGCGTCGACGGCACCCAGGTACGGGCCAACGCATCCATTCACAGCTTGAAAGAAATCACCCTGGCCCCGGTGGAGTCGATTGAAGACTATTTGGCTCGCATGGCCCGGCAAGATGAAGAGACCGGTGGTGTCGCCCATGATTCCGATGATGACCGACAGCCGCCCGCACCGCCCGCGCAAAAAGAGCGGCTGCTGGAAGACGAAGCGACGCATGAAGATTTTCATGGCAAAACGTTCTCGAACAAGACCCACCGCAGCGTAACGGATCCGGATGCCCGCTTGTACAAAAAGAGCAACGGTCAGGAAGCGCATTTGCGGTATTTGGTGCATGATGTGACGGATATCAAATCCGGCGTCATTCTGTCTACGCAAGCGAGCATCGCGTCCGGAACGGCTGAGCGTGAAACGAGCTTGCGGCAGCTCTTCGCGATCCGTTTTGCCCATCCGCAAATCCGGATTCGGACGCTTTCTGCCGATAAAGCCTACGGTACGACAGATTATCTGCAAGCGTTGTTCGAGCAAGGGATTGTTCCCCTGGTTTCGCTTCGCAACCTGACACTGGAAGATGTACCTGCTTGGAAACGTCAAACGAACGATCCGGAGAAACAACGCAAACGGCTGGCCAAAATCCGGGAAATCCAAATTCGAAACAAAGCCAAACGAATTCAGCTTATGGGTTCTTACCGTCATCTGCAAAAGTTGCGGACGCGGTGCGAGCATGTGTTTGCCGAAAGCAAAGTCGCGCATGGCCTGGGCCGCGCACGGAGCCGTGGACTGGACTGCATGCAAGAGCAGGCGGTGCTCACGGCCATCGTTCAAAATCTGAAAAGACTGTGCCGGTTTAAGAAAAAGCGACCACAAACCGGTGTTTTGGCATGTCCAAAACCGAAATCCGTGATGATGGAGGCAGTGTCGGACCTGCTCATTTCGGCGCTGGTTGGGTTGTTTTCCTCTTTTTTTATGCCGAAGAGACGGTTACAACTGACCTAA
- a CDS encoding ATP-binding cassette domain-containing protein translates to MLKVEGLSKRNLFEGISFDVHKGEILGFSGLMGAGRSELMQAIFGAYPYDQGSVYLNGEKLAIKNCGEAIEKGIAMVPEDRKGQGLVLMNSVGFNMTLSELKHLMSNKLLVSERKRSEIIDKYIKDLNIKTASPDAEVSSLSGGNQQKVVLAKWLATRPKLLILDEPTRGVDVGAKAEIYSIINELAMEGLAIILVSSELPEIINMCDSVCVMRNGKIAAQLGQSELTQENIMRYATGG, encoded by the coding sequence GTGCTGAAGGTCGAGGGCCTGAGCAAGCGGAACCTGTTCGAAGGCATCAGCTTCGACGTGCACAAAGGCGAGATCCTCGGCTTTTCCGGGCTGATGGGCGCAGGCCGCAGCGAGCTGATGCAGGCGATTTTCGGCGCTTATCCGTACGACCAAGGCTCCGTTTACCTCAACGGGGAAAAGCTCGCGATCAAAAACTGCGGCGAAGCGATCGAAAAGGGGATCGCGATGGTGCCGGAAGACCGCAAAGGCCAGGGGCTCGTCCTGATGAACTCCGTCGGATTCAACATGACGCTGTCCGAGCTGAAGCATCTAATGAGCAACAAGCTTCTCGTGAGCGAGCGGAAGCGGAGCGAAATTATCGACAAGTACATCAAGGATTTGAATATTAAAACGGCTTCGCCCGACGCCGAAGTGTCGAGCTTGTCCGGGGGGAACCAGCAGAAGGTCGTTCTCGCGAAATGGCTGGCCACCCGGCCGAAGCTGCTCATTCTGGACGAGCCGACAAGAGGCGTCGACGTCGGGGCGAAGGCCGAAATTTATTCGATCATCAACGAGCTGGCCATGGAAGGCCTCGCCATCATTCTCGTCTCTTCGGAGCTTCCGGAAATTATCAACATGTGCGATTCCGTATGCGTCATGCGAAACGGGAAAATCGCGGCGCAGCTCGGCCAGTCCGAGCTTACGCAAGAAAATATCATGCGTTACGCAACAGGAGGGTAA
- a CDS encoding phytoene desaturase family protein, with protein MTASIYLARAGRKVVLLEKSPQTGGRAATKELGGARLNLGAHALYASALGILREVGVEPRGGSPKPGGPLVFKREGGETAVPLWKLLVGSFLAWPEKTELIRFYAQIRKTETSALQGISLQRYLEDRIRSPRVRNIAMALVRVSTYCDAPELASAGAAIDQLRHSSVLYVNGGWQTIADRLRAQAQTAGVAIRCGAAAREISGADPEMTVTLKDGTRLQTRRVLSTAGPKETLALLDAPLPAGEADAFSRLVPVYAACLDLVVAGLPQPKTTFSLGADRPWYFSNHSAAATFTDNPEHSVVHVMKYLPPGKDTDARQDERELERFLDLIQPGWRKHVVQRRFLPHMLVSNAVVAARTGGYAGRPGPVVEGRPGLYVAGDWVGSEGMLLNASLASAKEAAMRIIGDKEQNKEAMERGA; from the coding sequence TTGACGGCCTCCATCTACTTGGCCCGGGCCGGACGGAAAGTCGTCCTGCTGGAGAAATCGCCCCAAACGGGCGGCAGAGCGGCCACGAAGGAACTGGGCGGTGCCCGGCTGAATCTGGGCGCGCATGCGCTCTATGCAAGCGCGCTCGGGATCTTGCGGGAAGTCGGCGTCGAACCCCGGGGAGGGTCGCCGAAGCCCGGCGGTCCGCTCGTCTTCAAGCGCGAGGGCGGCGAGACGGCGGTTCCGCTGTGGAAGCTGCTGGTCGGTTCTTTTCTCGCATGGCCGGAAAAAACGGAGCTGATCCGCTTCTACGCCCAAATCCGCAAAACCGAGACGTCCGCCCTGCAAGGCATCAGCCTGCAGCGGTATCTGGAGGACCGCATCCGCAGTCCCCGCGTTCGCAACATCGCGATGGCGCTCGTGCGGGTCAGCACCTATTGCGACGCCCCCGAACTGGCCAGCGCCGGCGCCGCGATCGACCAGCTCCGGCATTCGTCGGTGCTGTACGTGAACGGCGGCTGGCAAACGATCGCGGATCGGCTGAGGGCGCAGGCGCAAACGGCGGGGGTCGCGATACGCTGCGGCGCCGCGGCGCGGGAAATTTCCGGCGCGGATCCGGAGATGACGGTTACCCTGAAAGACGGTACGCGGCTGCAGACCCGCCGGGTGCTGTCGACGGCCGGGCCGAAGGAGACGCTTGCCCTGCTGGACGCTCCCCTTCCCGCCGGGGAAGCGGACGCTTTTTCCCGGCTCGTTCCGGTTTACGCGGCCTGCCTGGACCTCGTCGTCGCCGGACTGCCGCAGCCGAAAACGACGTTTTCCCTGGGCGCCGACCGCCCGTGGTATTTTTCCAACCACTCGGCCGCAGCGACATTTACCGACAACCCGGAACATTCGGTCGTGCACGTCATGAAGTACCTGCCTCCGGGGAAAGACACGGACGCCAGGCAGGACGAACGCGAATTGGAGCGTTTTCTCGATCTCATCCAGCCCGGCTGGCGCAAGCACGTCGTGCAGCGCCGCTTCCTGCCGCACATGCTCGTATCGAATGCGGTCGTCGCCGCGCGCACGGGCGGATACGCGGGACGGCCGGGGCCGGTCGTCGAAGGCAGGCCGGGCCTGTACGTCGCGGGCGACTGGGTAGGCTCGGAAGGCATGCTGCTGAACGCTTCGCTGGCTAGCGCCAAGGAAGCGGCGATGCGTATAATCGGCGATAAAGAACAGAACAAGGAAGCGATGGAACGTGGAGCTTGA
- a CDS encoding RNA polymerase sigma-70 factor: protein MELESVYAAYRPLLLSIAYRMLGSVSDAEDLVQDTFVAVRRLQAESGAEHVRNAKSFLCKMVTNRCLDFLKSARKKRELYVGPWLPEPIVQAYPQAGAGHDPLQTVELEDSISYAFLVLLDRLTPVERAVFILREAFDYDYREIAGMLGKTETGCRKIYSRLKRKIQAEQPVGLTDAEHSERLVRRFIQAATTGNMEALIGMLSEDIVVYSDGGGKVQAAVRPIVTPKRAAAFFCGLASKFAAWSDIRLVRVNGQTGLVLSNPADPYPTVVSMELGDDGGFRRIYMVRNPDKLRHLQFG from the coding sequence GTGGAGCTTGAGTCCGTTTATGCGGCATACAGGCCGCTGCTTCTTTCGATCGCGTACCGGATGCTCGGTTCGGTCAGCGACGCGGAAGATCTGGTCCAGGATACGTTCGTGGCGGTCCGGCGGCTTCAAGCCGAGAGCGGCGCGGAGCATGTTCGGAACGCGAAGTCCTTTTTATGCAAAATGGTGACAAACCGCTGTCTCGATTTTTTGAAATCCGCCCGCAAAAAAAGGGAGCTGTACGTCGGTCCGTGGCTGCCGGAGCCGATCGTGCAGGCTTATCCGCAAGCCGGCGCGGGGCATGATCCCCTGCAAACCGTCGAGCTGGAGGATTCGATTTCGTACGCGTTTCTTGTGCTGCTGGACCGGCTGACCCCCGTCGAGCGCGCGGTGTTCATCCTCCGGGAAGCGTTCGACTACGACTACCGCGAAATTGCCGGAATGCTCGGAAAAACGGAGACGGGCTGCCGCAAAATTTATAGCCGCCTCAAACGCAAAATCCAGGCGGAGCAGCCCGTCGGCCTAACCGACGCCGAGCATTCCGAACGGCTTGTCCGGCGCTTCATCCAGGCCGCCACGACGGGCAACATGGAGGCGCTGATCGGGATGCTCAGCGAGGACATCGTCGTTTATTCCGACGGCGGCGGCAAGGTGCAGGCGGCCGTCCGCCCGATCGTCACGCCCAAGCGCGCCGCGGCGTTCTTCTGCGGGCTCGCGTCGAAGTTCGCGGCATGGAGCGACATCCGCCTCGTGCGGGTCAACGGGCAGACCGGTCTTGTTCTGTCCAATCCCGCGGATCCGTATCCGACCGTCGTCAGCATGGAACTGGGGGACGACGGCGGCTTTCGGCGCATTTACATGGTGCGAAATCCGGATAAGCTTCGGCACTTGCAATTCGGGTAA